A window of the Isosphaera pallida ATCC 43644 genome harbors these coding sequences:
- a CDS encoding PEP-CTERM sorting domain-containing protein (PEP-CTERM proteins occur, often in large numbers, in the proteomes of bacteria that also encode an exosortase, a predicted intramembrane cysteine proteinase. The presence of a PEP-CTERM domain at a protein's C-terminus predicts cleavage within the sorting domain, followed by covalent anchoring to some some component of the (usually Gram-negative) cell surface. Many PEP-CTERM proteins exhibit an unusual sequence composition that includes large numbers of potential glycosylation sites. Expression of one such protein has been shown restore the ability of a bacterium to form floc, a type of biofilm.): MTRTWTRWIPCRRLAWVAWLAAGVGLVVGGGVGSARAELTVSAPLDVQASPGTSDPVNFFDVILSADPSGPAFEVNGFTVDVSISDLAGVVFTRATNETSTTYLFDGVNASPIDFNLFDSDTRITFFALGDSAADVRQVQPGQSFGLGRVYFNVAANAPESPAIPLVLSQALTEILDSSATGFTITLVDGSLRIEATPLDAIPEPTTWALTATLLGLVGGGVVRCRRHIRAA; this comes from the coding sequence ATGACGCGGACATGGACTCGATGGATCCCTTGTCGTCGCCTCGCCTGGGTGGCTTGGCTAGCAGCTGGGGTTGGGCTGGTTGTGGGTGGCGGAGTCGGCTCGGCGCGGGCCGAGTTGACCGTCTCTGCGCCTTTGGATGTGCAAGCGTCACCGGGCACGAGCGATCCAGTCAATTTCTTCGACGTGATCCTATCGGCCGATCCAAGTGGTCCTGCGTTCGAGGTCAACGGTTTCACCGTCGATGTGTCGATCTCGGATCTGGCCGGGGTCGTATTCACCCGCGCCACCAACGAAACCTCCACAACTTACCTATTCGATGGCGTGAACGCCTCCCCAATCGACTTCAACCTGTTCGACAGCGACACCCGTATCACCTTCTTCGCGCTAGGCGACTCCGCTGCGGATGTGCGCCAGGTGCAACCAGGCCAAAGCTTCGGCTTGGGACGGGTCTACTTCAACGTGGCCGCCAACGCCCCTGAATCGCCGGCGATTCCTCTCGTGCTGAGCCAGGCTCTCACCGAGATTCTCGACTCCTCGGCCACCGGGTTCACCATCACGTTGGTCGATGGCTCGTTGCGAATTGAGGCCACCCCCCTCGACGCGATCCCCGAACCAACCACCTGGGCGCTGACCGCCACGCTTCTAGGACTGGTGGGCGGCGGCGTGGTGCGGTGTCGCCGTCACATTCGCGCGGCCTGA